A genome region from Geodermatophilus bullaregiensis includes the following:
- a CDS encoding prephenate dehydrogenase/arogenate dehydrogenase family protein: MSLPVPTMAAPPVGVVGLGQLGGSLAAALLAAGRDVRGWDVDPAAREAAAARGVRVTRELGGVVVLAVPLPAMAGALDGLDVDPAATVTDLGSVKGPVLAALAPSLGGRLVGGHPMCGTERSGHEATDPGLFRGARWALCLEPATELPRWLRAAEVALDAGAEVVPVTAAEHDDAVAAVSHVPHLLAAALAAAAGEAGPLALSLAAGSFRDGTRVVASDPAFVTAMVEGNAGPTAAALARVRAQLDRPWPDLVTAGHAVRAGSAGRRPVRVPVDRAALLALGRAGGAVRRRLAAFVEGWVPEGA; encoded by the coding sequence GTGAGCCTCCCGGTGCCCACGATGGCCGCTCCCCCGGTCGGCGTCGTCGGGCTCGGGCAGCTGGGCGGGTCGCTGGCCGCCGCGCTCCTCGCCGCCGGGCGCGACGTGCGCGGGTGGGACGTCGACCCGGCGGCGCGCGAGGCCGCGGCGGCCCGCGGTGTGCGGGTCACCCGCGAGCTGGGCGGCGTCGTCGTCCTCGCCGTCCCGCTGCCCGCGATGGCCGGCGCGCTCGACGGCCTCGACGTCGACCCCGCCGCCACCGTGACCGACCTCGGCTCGGTCAAGGGCCCGGTGCTCGCCGCACTGGCCCCGTCGCTGGGCGGGCGCCTCGTCGGCGGGCACCCGATGTGCGGGACGGAACGGTCCGGCCACGAGGCCACCGACCCCGGCCTCTTCCGCGGCGCGCGCTGGGCGCTGTGCCTGGAGCCGGCCACCGAGCTGCCGCGCTGGCTGCGCGCGGCCGAGGTGGCCCTGGACGCCGGGGCCGAGGTGGTGCCGGTGACCGCCGCCGAGCACGACGACGCCGTCGCCGCGGTCAGCCACGTGCCCCACCTGCTCGCCGCCGCCCTCGCCGCGGCCGCCGGGGAGGCCGGACCCCTCGCCCTGTCGCTCGCGGCGGGCAGCTTCCGCGACGGCACCCGGGTCGTCGCCAGCGACCCGGCGTTCGTGACCGCGATGGTCGAGGGCAACGCCGGGCCGACCGCGGCCGCGCTCGCCCGGGTGCGCGCGCAGCTGGACCGGCCGTGGCCCGACCTGGTCACCGCCGGGCACGCGGTGCGCGCCGGCTCCGCCGGACGCCGTCCGGTGCGCGTCCCGGTCGACCGGGCCGCGCTGCTCGCCCTCGGCCGGGCCGGTGGCGCGGTCAGGCGGCGGCTGGCCGCCTTCGTCGAGGGCTGGGTGCCGGAGGGGGCGTGA
- a CDS encoding PaaI family thioesterase, with amino-acid sequence MADPAPDDGADVDPALLARLAADPLAAHLGIELEQVRPGYARASMTVGPQLLNAVGTAHGGATMALLDVVHAAVSNSHGTVAVAQDVHTEFLHPGRPGERLVAEGTELHRSSRTAVYRIDARGDDGRLVGTALARVFRTDRAWETG; translated from the coding sequence ATGGCCGATCCCGCACCGGACGACGGAGCCGACGTCGACCCCGCCCTCCTCGCCCGGCTCGCGGCCGACCCGCTCGCGGCCCACCTGGGCATCGAGCTGGAGCAGGTGCGGCCCGGGTACGCGCGGGCCTCCATGACCGTGGGTCCGCAGCTGCTCAACGCCGTCGGCACCGCGCACGGCGGCGCGACGATGGCGCTGCTCGACGTGGTGCACGCCGCGGTGAGCAACAGCCACGGGACGGTCGCGGTGGCCCAGGACGTGCACACCGAGTTCCTGCACCCCGGCCGGCCCGGCGAGCGGCTGGTCGCCGAGGGCACCGAGCTGCACCGCAGCAGCCGCACCGCCGTCTACCGGATCGACGCCCGCGGGGACGACGGCCGGCTGGTGGGCACCGCGCTGGCACGGGTGTTCCGCACCGACCGCGCCTGGGAGACCGGGTGA
- a CDS encoding HAD-IA family hydrolase, with translation MSATVSAVVFDLGGVITESPMLAFAAYEAEAGLPDGLIRRLNSTDPDTNAWARYERNELDADGFVDTFEAEALAAGHRVDARRVLAALSGEVRPAMVEAVRRLREAGLPLGMLSNNVAPMERTGRLGELLDLFDAVVESSVEGVRKPEPEIYRRALARLSQAVGRELAFSDCAYLDDLGINLKPARALGMHTIKVADPDDALAELSALVGIPLAGAPA, from the coding sequence GTGAGTGCCACCGTGTCGGCCGTCGTCTTCGACCTCGGCGGCGTGATCACCGAGAGCCCGATGCTGGCCTTCGCCGCCTACGAGGCCGAGGCCGGGCTGCCCGACGGGCTGATCCGGCGGCTCAACAGCACCGACCCCGACACCAACGCGTGGGCGCGCTACGAGCGCAACGAGCTCGACGCCGACGGGTTCGTCGACACCTTCGAGGCCGAGGCGCTGGCCGCCGGGCACCGGGTGGACGCCCGCCGCGTGCTGGCCGCGCTGTCGGGGGAGGTGCGCCCGGCCATGGTCGAGGCCGTCCGGCGGCTGCGGGAGGCCGGGCTGCCGCTGGGGATGCTGTCGAACAACGTCGCGCCGATGGAGCGCACCGGGCGGCTGGGCGAGCTGCTCGACCTGTTCGACGCGGTGGTCGAGTCGTCGGTGGAGGGCGTGCGCAAGCCCGAGCCGGAGATCTACCGGCGCGCGCTCGCGCGGCTGTCGCAGGCGGTGGGCCGGGAGCTGGCCTTCTCCGACTGCGCCTACCTCGACGACCTCGGCATCAACCTCAAGCCGGCCCGCGCGCTGGGCATGCACACCATCAAGGTCGCCGACCCGGACGACGCGCTGGCCGAGCTGTCCGCGCTGGTCGGCATCCCGCTGGCCGGCGCCCCCGCGTGA
- a CDS encoding tRNA adenosine deaminase-associated protein, with translation MSASGTAAPASWAVRVSRPDSRWRVELLADDAGDELPVLERALGEPGTEGWPPPFVVVVDSRLYFVVLRHGPGGMVRALISDATMQEWVLGAEVVERYGIAVDEDGAFDDDETGWPGGDLDVFADDGLPADELRPIVTADDLWADEMVTRIAARLGFADELAAAVRA, from the coding sequence GTGAGCGCCTCCGGGACGGCCGCGCCGGCCAGCTGGGCGGTGCGGGTGAGCCGGCCGGACTCGCGCTGGCGGGTCGAGCTGCTGGCCGACGACGCCGGCGACGAGCTCCCGGTGCTCGAGCGGGCGCTGGGCGAGCCGGGGACCGAGGGGTGGCCGCCACCGTTCGTCGTCGTCGTCGACTCGCGGCTGTACTTCGTCGTCCTGCGGCACGGCCCGGGCGGGATGGTGCGGGCGCTGATCTCCGACGCGACCATGCAGGAGTGGGTGCTCGGCGCCGAGGTGGTGGAGCGCTACGGCATCGCCGTCGACGAGGACGGCGCCTTCGACGACGACGAGACCGGCTGGCCGGGAGGGGACCTCGACGTGTTCGCCGACGACGGGCTGCCCGCGGACGAGCTGCGGCCGATCGTGACCGCCGACGACCTGTGGGCCGACGAGATGGTCACCCGGATCGCCGCCCGCCTGGGCTTCGCCGACGAGCTGGCCGCGGCGGTGCGGGCGTGA
- a CDS encoding O-methyltransferase, with amino-acid sequence MIGGYAVLPAPLAPDVTPRSFLLTPELGDYVRASSEPLDEVAAALVAETAALAERGEAPATFQIAAEQGVLMQLLTRALGVRRAIEIGTFTGFSALCIARGLPEDGSLLCLDRSEEWTAVARRHWERAGVADRVELRLGEALELLRALPAEPVFDLAFVDADKTGYPAYVDELHPRMRPNGLVLLDNTLRGGRVLDPQNDDDRALVALNAALATDPRFETVLLPLADGLTVLRVR; translated from the coding sequence ATGATCGGAGGCTATGCCGTCCTCCCCGCACCCCTGGCTCCCGACGTGACGCCGCGGTCGTTCCTCCTCACCCCGGAGCTCGGCGACTACGTGCGGGCGAGCTCCGAGCCGCTCGACGAGGTGGCCGCCGCGCTGGTCGCCGAGACCGCCGCGCTCGCCGAGCGCGGCGAGGCGCCGGCCACCTTCCAGATCGCCGCCGAGCAGGGCGTGCTCATGCAGCTGCTCACCCGCGCCCTCGGCGTCCGGCGGGCGATCGAGATCGGCACCTTCACCGGCTTCTCGGCGCTGTGCATCGCCCGCGGCCTGCCCGAGGACGGCTCCCTGCTGTGCCTGGACCGCAGCGAGGAGTGGACCGCCGTCGCCCGCCGGCACTGGGAGCGGGCCGGCGTCGCCGACCGGGTCGAGCTGCGGCTGGGCGAGGCGCTCGAGCTGCTCCGTGCGCTGCCGGCCGAGCCGGTGTTCGACCTGGCCTTCGTCGACGCCGACAAGACCGGCTACCCGGCCTACGTCGACGAGCTGCACCCGCGCATGCGCCCGAACGGACTGGTGCTGCTCGACAACACCCTGCGCGGCGGCCGCGTGCTCGACCCGCAGAACGACGACGACCGCGCGCTGGTCGCGCTCAACGCCGCGCTGGCCACCGACCCGCGCTTCGAGACGGTGCTGCTGCCCCTGGCCGACGGCCTGACCGTGCTGCGGGTCCGGTGA